One genomic window of Dromaius novaehollandiae isolate bDroNov1 chromosome 23, bDroNov1.hap1, whole genome shotgun sequence includes the following:
- the NCDN gene encoding neurochondrin, giving the protein MASKSGAAPSAEAARNLTLKRCLDVLRDAKNDSEQFAALLLVTKAVRAGEVDSKTRRQIFDAIGFTFPNRLLTSREPPAGCPEHTFRALGLTLLACFCTDPELASHSQILNKIPTFNDILVSPCNPDSSSMVDDVYQCLTAVLATPRGPKELVSKGTVSALCQAYLSCSYGSDRALRLLLGLLATAEAKCWQRDAPHLLAVLSKLSDEFLRTEDMAKFELCEVLPHFIPLSLPLTQDSQGSECLRRLYEGLANILGSKLSQAQRDPALKLAACLVQACGSDWIPAGRAGSKFLALLVNLACVEVRLVLEEPDPMDVEGKKEVVTACYVLIEMGIQECLSEEKPLLEDVQKMQLMRIMEEAFGAVIFYLRQVRQEELHDPFIFASVRILGAWMAEETSSLKQEICELLPFLVHYAKKLFREGETAASLPQPDGTPAGLDSSEGSVLPRDALRFLLPGFCHLTAEDKPRDILISEGAPALLCEYFLRQWEVLGSEPGSLTPLTSTEMSLQTACGIFFNLVVTAPDLIRRDKYFSSLMDMLLKSLPFLLPQKDHLVLAANVATLGLMMARILASSAVLQGTQSAKEFFGATIRFLSEAHTAQTDPTSHCLAMAVSPAYGTAWADLRELWFLGMQAFASCVSLFPWLPQTVLQARWLEGLSELLTRVAPASVDSELTAAFQGVLVELARASKPCREVILLHRGEEWANLYGMAALEQCLSEQ; this is encoded by the exons ATGGCTTCAAAGTCCGGAGCTGCTCCCAGTGCTGAGGCAGCCAGAAATTTAACATTGAAAAGGTGCCTTGATGTACTCAGAGATGCGAAAAATGACAGCGAGCAGTTTGCAGCCTTGCTTCTG gtgaccaaagcagtcagAGCAGGAGAAGTAGACTCTAAGACCCGTCGCCAGATCTTTGATGCAATTGGATTCACGTTTCCGAATCGCCTGCTCACCTCCCGGGAGCCGCCGGCAGGCTGCCCAGAGCACACGTTCCGGGCGCTTGGCCTTACCCTGCTGGCATGTTTCTGCACCGACCCAGAGTTGGCCAGCCACTCCCAGATCCTCAACAAGATCCCAACCTTCAATGACATCCTGGTTTCCCCCTGTAATCCTGACAGTTCATCCATGGTTGATGACGTGTACCAGTGCCTGACTGCTGTCCTGGCCACTCCCAGGGGCCCCAAAGAGCTGGTGTCCAAGGGAACGGTCTCTGCCCTCTGCCAGGCCTACCTGAGCTGCAGTTACGGCTCTGACCGCGCCTTGCGGCTGCTCTTGGGGCTGTTGGCCACGGCAGAGGCTAAGTGCTGGCAGAGGGATGCTCCacacctcctggctgtgctgagcAAGCTCTCCGATGAGTTCCTCAGGACTGAAGACATGGCCAAATTTGAGCTGTGTGAGGTTCTGCCTCACTTCATCCCCCTGTCACTGCCACTCACACAGGACTCGCAGGGCTCTGAGTGCCTCCGCAGACTTTACGAAGGGCTGGCCAACATTCTGGGCAGTAAACTCAGCCAGGCACAGCGGGACCCTGCTCTGAAGCTtgctgcctgcctcgtgcaggccTGCGGGTCAGACTGGAtcccagcagggcgtgctggaaGCAAGTTCTTGGCCTTGCTGGTGAACTTGGCTTGTGTAGAGGTCCGCCTAGTTCTGGAGGAGCCAGATCCCATGGATgtggaggggaagaaagaagtggtaACAGCCTGCTATGTTCTTATTGAGATGGGGATCCAGGAATGCCTGAGCGAAGAGAAACCACTGCTAGAAGACGTGCAGAAAATGCAGCTCATGAGGATCATGGAGGAGGCATTTGGCGCTGTAATATTCTACTTGAGACAG GTTAGGCAGGAGGAGCTACACGACCCTTTTATATTTGCTTCTGTTCGAATCCTTGGAGCCTGGATGGCAGAAGAAACATCCTCCCTCAAACAGGAAATCTGTGAGCTGTTGCCTTTCCTCGTTCATTATGCCAAGAAGCTTttcagagagggagagacagctGCAAGTCTTCCCCAGCCTGATGGGACGCCGGCTGGGCTCGACAGCTCCGAGGGCTCAGTCTTACCCCGGGATGCTCTGAG aTTTCTGCTACCTGGCTTTTGCCATTTAACAGCAGAGGACAAGCCCCGGGACATCCTCATCTCAGAAGGGGCACCAGCGCTGCTGTGTGAGTACTTCCTGCGacagtgggaggtgctggggtcAGAGCCTGGGTCCCTGACGCCACTGACGAGCACCGAAATGAGTCTACAGACTGCATGTGGGATTTTCTTTAATCTGGTCGTGACTGCACCAGATCTTATCAG GCGAGACAAATACTTTTCCTCTTTGATGGACATGTTGTTGAAGTCTCTGCCATTTCTGCTACCCCAGAAAGATCACCTGGTTCTAGCAGCCAACGTTGCCACTCTGGGCTTGATGATGGCCAGGATCCTTGCAAGTTCAGCAG ttcttcagggAACCCAGTCTGCCAAGGAGTTTTTTGGAGCCACCATTCGCTTCCTGTCAGAGGCCCACACTGCCCAAACTGACCCCACCAGCCACTGTTTGGCCATGGCTGTGTCGCCTGCCTACGGGACTGCCTGGGCTGACCTCCGCGAGCTTTGGTTCCTGGGGATGCAGGCCTTCGCCAGCTGTGTGTCGCTCTTCCCGTGGCTGCCGCAGACAGTGCTCCAGGCACGGTGGCTGGAAGGCCTCTCGGAGCTGTTGACCCGAGTCGCTCCAGCCTCAGTGGATTCTgagctcactgctgctttccagggTGTCTTGGTGGAGCTGGCCAGAGCCAGTAAGCCATGCAGAGAAGTGATCCTCTTGCACCGGGGGGAGGAATGGGCAAATCTTTATGGTATGGCAGCTTTGGAACAGTGTCTTTCTGAGCAATAA